A genomic window from Methanoculleus caldifontis includes:
- a CDS encoding helix-turn-helix transcriptional regulator, producing MTGVPPLEIYDAYHDEIQAIFRSRLLTQVLIALGSGSRSLPALRDATGSSSQALIPKIRQLEALQYVEQVRGDYVLTPIGRLVEPEIERLVTLMGVLGRHREFWVEHELDSIPPESLGELRHLYNAMVIRDVEEDIYAVHAMFAEIIRKASWVHGVSSIMSPVQANLIEQVIIENKPVELVVSPEIAGKLAKEPYRATLESLKEYSRAVIYVSPAPFRLGMAVTESCLSLGLYRRDTGTYDTASDLVSSDPAAVAWGERVFRHYRAIASPLSIPPDK from the coding sequence ATGACAGGAGTTCCCCCTCTTGAGATCTACGACGCGTACCATGACGAGATCCAGGCGATCTTCCGGTCGAGGCTCCTGACGCAGGTGCTGATCGCTCTCGGGAGCGGGAGCCGATCGCTCCCGGCCCTCCGTGACGCCACGGGAAGTTCGTCCCAGGCGCTCATCCCGAAGATCCGGCAACTGGAGGCCCTGCAATACGTCGAGCAGGTGCGGGGCGATTACGTGCTCACCCCGATAGGGAGGCTCGTCGAACCGGAGATCGAGCGGCTGGTGACGCTCATGGGGGTGCTCGGCCGCCACCGGGAGTTCTGGGTCGAACACGAACTCGATAGCATACCCCCCGAATCCCTCGGCGAACTGCGACACCTCTATAACGCGATGGTGATCCGGGATGTCGAAGAAGACATCTACGCCGTACACGCGATGTTTGCAGAGATCATCAGGAAGGCATCGTGGGTCCACGGCGTATCCTCGATCATGAGCCCCGTCCAGGCCAACCTGATCGAGCAGGTCATTATCGAGAACAAACCGGTCGAACTCGTCGTCTCCCCTGAAATTGCCGGGAAACTGGCGAAAGAACCGTACCGAGCCACTCTTGAGTCCCTGAAAGAGTACAGCCGCGCGGTCATCTACGTCTCCCCCGCGCCGTTTCGCCTGGGGATGGCAGTGACCGAGAGTTGCCTCTCGCTCGGCCTGTACCGGCGCGATACGGGCACCTACGACACCGCATCGGACCTCGTCAGCAGCGACCCGGCTGCGGTCGCCTGGGGGGAACGGGTCTTCCGACACTACAGGGCCATCGCAAGCCCGCTCTCGATACCGCCGGACAAATAA
- a CDS encoding lamin tail domain-containing protein, producing MSSVPRYLLCIALCACIITCLITAGCSATTEQPEIVSGLSGDLVVHFIDVGQGDSTLLEFRGKTMLIDAGERGMGERVVAYLEDRNIERLDVVVATHPHSDHIGGLATVVSAFPVGRFVDAGQAHPTATYERLLALVEEQGIPYTVAERGQTIALDPSLEILILNPAAEPLGDINEDSVVLKATYGNISYLFMADAGVPAEESMMEAGLDLDADVLKVGHHASRHASSAPFLAAVSPAISIITVGEGNDYGHPHEEAVERIEATGSRIYRTDLDRTVIVATDGQTLSVTAGGAPAATLTPAAATPTATATPTATPVTGVSITALDLRDEWVTVTNADPAPVNLTDWTISDEGERNTYTFPVYVLEPGANVTVHTGPGNETATDLYWGRETPVWNNDGDTATLADANGTVVSTLEG from the coding sequence ATGTCGTCCGTACCCAGATACCTGCTCTGCATCGCACTCTGTGCCTGCATCATAACCTGCTTGATCACCGCCGGCTGCTCGGCCACCACGGAGCAGCCGGAGATCGTCTCCGGACTATCCGGAGACCTCGTCGTCCACTTCATCGACGTCGGGCAGGGCGACTCGACCCTTCTCGAGTTCCGCGGGAAGACGATGCTCATCGATGCCGGCGAGCGCGGCATGGGGGAGCGCGTCGTCGCGTATCTCGAGGATAGGAATATCGAACGGCTTGACGTGGTGGTCGCGACCCATCCGCACTCCGACCATATCGGCGGCCTTGCCACCGTCGTCTCCGCCTTCCCCGTCGGCCGGTTCGTCGACGCCGGGCAGGCACACCCGACGGCGACCTACGAGAGACTCCTCGCCCTGGTCGAGGAGCAGGGAATACCGTATACTGTCGCGGAGCGCGGGCAGACGATCGCCCTCGATCCCAGCCTTGAGATCCTGATCCTGAACCCGGCCGCGGAGCCGCTCGGCGACATCAACGAAGACTCGGTCGTCCTGAAGGCGACCTACGGGAATATCTCCTACCTCTTCATGGCCGACGCCGGGGTGCCTGCCGAGGAGAGCATGATGGAGGCCGGCCTCGACCTCGACGCCGACGTCCTGAAGGTCGGCCACCACGCGAGCCGGCACGCATCCTCGGCGCCGTTCCTCGCCGCGGTCAGCCCCGCGATCAGCATCATCACGGTCGGGGAGGGGAACGACTACGGCCACCCGCACGAGGAGGCGGTCGAACGGATCGAGGCGACGGGCTCGAGGATCTACCGGACCGACCTTGATAGGACCGTCATCGTCGCCACCGACGGCCAGACGCTCTCCGTCACGGCCGGCGGGGCCCCGGCCGCCACCCTGACGCCCGCGGCGGCGACGCCGACTGCGACCGCGACGCCGACTGCGACCCCTGTCACCGGCGTCTCCATCACGGCCCTCGACCTCCGTGACGAATGGGTCACCGTCACGAACGCCGACCCCGCCCCGGTCAACCTCACGGACTGGACGATCAGCGACGAAGGGGAGCGGAACACCTACACCTTCCCGGTCTATGTCCTCGAGCCGGGGGCAAACGTCACCGTCCACACCGGGCCTGGCAACGAGACCGCGACCGACCTCTACTGGGGCCGGGAAACGCCTGTCTGGAACAACGACGGCGATACTGCCACGCTCGCCGACGCGAACGGCACCGTCGTCAGCACCCTGGAGGGGTGA
- a CDS encoding DUF3006 domain-containing protein, which produces MGDESVFRVSLDRIEEDLAVLLVREDESIRFTLPRSLLPEDAREGDILTVAVRREVAATEEARQRVAERIARLRAKGRD; this is translated from the coding sequence GTGGGTGACGAGTCGGTGTTCAGGGTGAGCCTCGACCGCATCGAGGAAGACCTCGCCGTCCTCCTCGTCCGCGAGGACGAGTCGATCCGCTTCACCCTCCCCCGCTCCCTCCTCCCGGAGGACGCCCGCGAGGGGGATATCCTCACGGTAGCGGTCCGCCGCGAGGTCGCGGCGACGGAGGAGGCGAGGCAGCGGGTGGCGGAGCGGATCGCGCGGCTGCGGGCGAAGGGCAGGGACTGA
- a CDS encoding NAD(P)/FAD-dependent oxidoreductase yields the protein MKNRCDVLVVGAGPAGSTTARYAAEAGLDVLLIDKRKEIGLPVCCGEFNATTEVLAEALPHAPGFDDLFPLDPALIRREIRGAVAVSPKGREYEFDLPGYTLDRDALDRHLAEEAVRAGAALSLETTFLSCDGHRVRTRRGDVEVRVVVAADGPLSPVCRSAGMERNALLAPAVTCRVDGEFGDRIRLYFGNRIAPGGYAWVFPKEGCANVGLGVQDRKTPVPVLLDAFLARMGYSGRDVMAGFVPVSGPIPETVRGNVIAVGDAAGHVVASNGGGIAPAMICGRIAGLAVARHLLHGEPLAAYEREWRSALGRELETAAKTKRMADRFLGSDFLLERTIAAIGGRGIRNLIVFGGLAGR from the coding sequence ATGAAGAACCGGTGCGACGTGCTCGTCGTCGGGGCCGGCCCTGCCGGGAGCACCACCGCCCGCTACGCGGCGGAGGCGGGGCTCGATGTCCTCCTGATCGATAAGCGGAAGGAGATCGGCCTGCCCGTCTGCTGCGGGGAGTTCAACGCGACTACGGAGGTCCTCGCGGAGGCGCTCCCCCATGCGCCGGGGTTCGACGACCTCTTTCCACTTGATCCCGCGCTCATCCGGCGGGAGATCCGGGGCGCCGTCGCCGTCTCCCCGAAAGGCCGGGAGTACGAGTTCGATCTTCCTGGCTATACCCTCGACCGCGACGCGCTCGACCGGCACCTCGCGGAAGAGGCCGTCCGTGCGGGCGCCGCCCTCTCGCTCGAGACGACCTTCCTCTCCTGCGACGGCCATCGGGTCCGGACCCGCCGGGGCGACGTCGAGGTCCGTGTCGTCGTCGCCGCGGACGGCCCGCTCTCCCCCGTCTGCCGGTCGGCCGGGATGGAACGCAACGCCCTCCTCGCCCCCGCCGTCACCTGCAGGGTCGACGGAGAGTTCGGCGACAGGATAAGGCTTTATTTCGGGAACAGGATCGCCCCCGGCGGGTACGCCTGGGTCTTCCCGAAAGAGGGGTGCGCCAACGTCGGACTCGGCGTCCAGGACCGGAAGACACCGGTCCCGGTTCTGCTGGACGCGTTCCTGGCGCGGATGGGGTATAGCGGCCGGGACGTCATGGCCGGGTTCGTGCCCGTATCGGGGCCGATCCCGGAGACGGTTCGCGGGAACGTCATCGCGGTCGGGGACGCCGCCGGCCACGTCGTCGCCTCCAACGGCGGGGGGATCGCGCCCGCGATGATCTGCGGGAGGATCGCGGGGCTTGCCGTGGCCCGCCACCTCCTCCACGGCGAGCCCCTCGCCGCCTACGAGCGGGAGTGGCGCTCGGCGCTCGGCCGGGAACTCGAGACCGCCGCGAAGACGAAGAGGATGGCCGACCGGTTCCTCGGCTCCGACTTCCTGCTCGAGCGGACGATTGCGGCGATCGGGGGCCGGGGCATCCGGAACCTCATCGTCTTCGGCGGCCTTGCGGGGCGCTGA
- a CDS encoding ribonuclease III domain-containing protein, protein MHRSLEWNLPGIEGRLAALRDDLAREQGRGAKLRRWTRNIDTVLAKAAGASAEVRPAIEADLGYSLGGREQFIVAMFQSSTRNLFDEIAEHARSGGWCSLADAELRELAGLHEAAGALAWIGDAALKVGILPAIWDPDVARAGSLTENRKAYDRNSNLARLCDRWNLYEHRIHFDPDASRSKRKIDHVKGTLVESVFGILFLREGLRGVASAAHLLEPPAVRNH, encoded by the coding sequence ATGCACCGTTCGCTCGAGTGGAACCTGCCGGGGATCGAAGGAAGGCTTGCCGCGCTCAGAGACGACCTCGCGCGGGAGCAGGGCAGAGGCGCGAAGCTCCGGCGCTGGACCCGGAATATCGATACCGTCCTCGCGAAGGCGGCCGGGGCGTCGGCAGAGGTCCGGCCGGCAATCGAGGCGGACCTCGGCTACTCCCTCGGCGGCCGCGAGCAGTTCATCGTCGCGATGTTCCAGTCGAGCACGCGGAACCTCTTTGACGAGATCGCGGAGCACGCCCGGAGCGGCGGCTGGTGCAGCCTGGCCGATGCGGAACTGCGGGAACTTGCGGGACTCCACGAGGCGGCCGGGGCGCTCGCCTGGATCGGCGATGCCGCCCTGAAAGTCGGGATTTTGCCGGCGATCTGGGACCCCGACGTTGCCAGGGCCGGATCCCTGACCGAGAACCGGAAGGCCTACGACCGGAACTCGAACCTCGCCCGGCTCTGCGACCGCTGGAACCTCTACGAGCACCGGATCCACTTCGACCCGGACGCATCGAGGAGCAAGCGGAAGATCGACCACGTCAAGGGGACGCTGGTCGAATCGGTCTTCGGGATCCTCTTCCTCAGGGAGGGGCTCAGGGGGGTTGCGTCGGCGGCGCACCTCCTCGAACCGCCCGCCGTGCGGAACCATTAA
- a CDS encoding ATP cone domain-containing protein: protein MVHVVKSDGRREPFVREKVTVSALKAGAPPEEARAISEAVERVAYDGIPAAEIRRRVLEQLHDRNPEWEENWLVYDRAVKRRGAAAVAMPPAR from the coding sequence CTGGTCCATGTTGTCAAGTCCGACGGCAGAAGAGAGCCGTTCGTTCGGGAAAAAGTGACCGTGAGCGCGTTGAAGGCGGGCGCCCCGCCGGAAGAGGCCCGGGCGATCAGCGAGGCCGTAGAACGGGTCGCCTACGACGGCATCCCTGCCGCCGAGATCCGGCGGCGGGTGCTCGAGCAGCTCCATGACCGAAACCCCGAGTGGGAGGAGAACTGGCTCGTCTACGACCGGGCCGTGAAGAGGCGGGGAGCCGCGGCGGTCGCTATGCCGCCCGCCCGCTGA
- a CDS encoding MATE family efflux transporter: protein MPISESEDNTPIPSNQTDTEGTKILLADPKTAILRLSLPMMVAMTLMTLYSVVDAFWVAGLGADALAAVGFSFPLFIITIGLASGLGTGGEAALARMIGARNRAGASSVAMHTILLMTVLAVVVTIPLSLFAEEIFVLMGAGNAVGLATEYARILFMGTFALLFGEVAYALLHGEGDAKRTMYAMAAGAVANIVLDPILIYTFDMGIAGAAFATIIAEIISAVPMAYWLFVKRDTYVSLHLREFIPDPAITREILQVGIPAAAEQFSLAAMTLVLNGIIVLISSTDGVAVYSTGWRIVSIGLTPILAIATAVVAVTGASHGARAYARMESTLRFAIRLGTGIGIGIAVTTFVFAPQIAALFAAPGDSAGIAPELTAFLRVTSLVYPMVGFGLFSASFFQGTGLGARSLTITVLQNVVLSTLLAWVFAIELGYGLSGVWWGVAAGNAIGAILGYVWARRYTAGLRLRQTVAAAPAAAAA, encoded by the coding sequence ATGCCAATCAGCGAGTCTGAAGACAACACACCTATACCCAGTAACCAGACAGATACAGAAGGAACAAAGATACTCCTCGCCGATCCGAAGACCGCGATCCTCCGGCTCTCATTGCCGATGATGGTCGCGATGACCCTGATGACCCTCTACAGCGTCGTCGACGCGTTCTGGGTTGCGGGTCTCGGTGCAGATGCTCTTGCCGCCGTCGGGTTCTCATTCCCGCTCTTCATCATCACCATCGGCTTAGCGAGCGGTCTCGGCACCGGGGGAGAAGCGGCGCTCGCCCGGATGATCGGCGCCCGCAACCGGGCCGGTGCAAGCAGCGTTGCGATGCACACCATCCTCCTGATGACCGTCCTCGCCGTCGTCGTCACCATCCCGCTCTCCCTCTTTGCCGAAGAGATCTTCGTCCTGATGGGAGCGGGCAACGCCGTCGGCCTCGCCACGGAGTACGCACGGATCCTCTTTATGGGGACGTTCGCCCTCCTCTTCGGCGAGGTGGCCTACGCCCTCCTGCACGGGGAAGGCGACGCGAAGCGGACGATGTACGCGATGGCGGCAGGAGCGGTGGCGAACATCGTCCTCGACCCCATCCTGATCTACACGTTCGACATGGGGATCGCGGGAGCGGCCTTTGCAACCATCATCGCGGAGATCATCTCTGCGGTCCCGATGGCCTACTGGCTCTTCGTCAAGAGGGATACCTATGTCTCTCTCCATCTCCGCGAGTTTATTCCGGATCCGGCCATCACGCGGGAGATCCTGCAGGTCGGGATTCCGGCCGCCGCCGAGCAGTTCTCCCTCGCCGCGATGACCCTGGTCCTGAACGGGATCATCGTCCTGATCTCAAGCACCGACGGCGTCGCCGTCTACTCGACCGGGTGGCGGATCGTGAGCATCGGACTGACGCCGATCCTCGCCATCGCCACGGCGGTGGTCGCGGTCACCGGCGCCTCCCACGGGGCGCGGGCATACGCCCGGATGGAGTCGACCCTCCGCTTCGCCATCAGGCTCGGGACCGGTATCGGTATCGGGATCGCGGTGACGACGTTCGTCTTCGCCCCCCAGATCGCCGCGCTCTTCGCGGCACCGGGTGACTCCGCCGGGATCGCCCCGGAGCTGACGGCGTTCCTCCGGGTCACGAGCCTCGTCTACCCGATGGTCGGGTTCGGCCTCTTCTCGGCCTCGTTCTTCCAGGGAACCGGGCTCGGAGCACGGTCGCTCACGATCACGGTCCTGCAGAACGTCGTCCTCTCGACCCTGCTCGCCTGGGTCTTCGCGATAGAACTCGGCTACGGCCTATCGGGCGTCTGGTGGGGCGTTGCCGCAGGGAACGCGATCGGCGCGATCCTCGGCTACGTCTGGGCACGCCGGTACACCGCGGGACTCAGGCTCCGCCAGACCGTGGCGGCGGCACCGGCGGCAGCAGCAGCGTAA
- a CDS encoding ATP-binding protein, with protein sequence MSTADSLFTQPKQTFQILDEPGVGILVLDRDRKVAWTNAHTMEILSAREEEILGRDARRVLEEHLIPRVREDEDARRLLAAMSAGEEVPGLDLSVPESRGEERQVVYSSRKMHHEPFTGMWVLRLRAGTGRHAGGAAQAETERVRGLRTLHRISRLIDAGALPGDDLFREIARILPSGFRRPQRIGVRITHGDAVYAHRYRETPCRLAARIRVERKRAGSLEVVYLAGDTAFSGDEEYLIEATADMLGRALGRQNEEERYRSFVRDFQGIAYRKTVGSEPLFLHGAVETITGYTGDEFLAGTVCWDAIVHPDDRSRLQESADRLQTVAGFSTERVYRILHRDGTLRWVREFVQNVCSDDGTPVLIQGTVHDVTEQRSAGERLVSSNRQLLVLNQIMGVSASSLSLDELLEASLAKTLDLLDFDVGLTYLLNPERTAAQTRYNHEVPEEFLARNRTIKVHHWPWNFVLVAGQPRYLDLQSEPGTAGEEILSSLGVASLACIPILAESVVVGALFLGSRGRDEIGDDERHLLEAIGREIGSGVLRSMLHKRLEAAHRETNLYLDIMTHDIKNAENVASLYCDLLLDTLEGEGAEYAKKLRGCVRKSAGILQNVSTIRRIHQTSPELAPVHLSGVIRAELERIPEAAVSFEGTAAEVRADDLLVEVFANLIGNAVTHGGPDVRVAVRVEDYPEEEHTVVVSVEDTGPGIPDGMKEAIFDRSRGCGEGLGLYIVGMLVSRYGGRIWVEDRVPGFPEEGASFRFLLREVVHQGTDDEEME encoded by the coding sequence ATGAGCACAGCAGATTCTCTATTTACCCAACCAAAACAGACATTCCAGATCCTCGACGAGCCCGGGGTGGGGATCCTCGTGCTCGACCGCGACAGAAAGGTGGCCTGGACGAACGCCCATACCATGGAGATCCTCTCCGCCCGCGAGGAGGAGATCCTGGGGCGCGATGCCCGCCGGGTTCTTGAGGAGCACCTCATACCGCGTGTCCGCGAAGACGAGGACGCACGGAGACTCCTCGCTGCGATGAGCGCCGGCGAGGAGGTCCCCGGCCTCGATCTCTCCGTCCCCGAAAGCCGGGGGGAGGAGCGGCAGGTCGTCTACTCGAGCCGGAAGATGCACCACGAACCATTTACGGGAATGTGGGTGCTCCGCCTGCGGGCCGGCACCGGCAGGCATGCGGGCGGCGCCGCGCAGGCGGAGACGGAACGGGTCCGAGGCCTGCGCACGCTGCACAGAATATCGAGGTTGATCGATGCCGGCGCTCTCCCCGGAGACGACCTCTTCCGCGAGATCGCCCGGATCCTCCCGTCCGGGTTTCGCCGTCCCCAGCGGATAGGCGTCCGGATCACCCACGGCGACGCAGTGTACGCCCACCGCTACCGGGAAACGCCCTGCAGGCTCGCCGCCAGGATACGGGTGGAGAGAAAGCGGGCCGGGAGCCTGGAGGTGGTCTATCTTGCGGGCGATACCGCGTTCTCCGGCGACGAGGAGTACCTCATTGAGGCGACGGCGGATATGCTCGGCCGGGCCCTCGGGAGGCAGAACGAGGAGGAGCGATACCGCTCGTTCGTCCGCGACTTCCAGGGCATCGCATACCGCAAGACCGTCGGCTCCGAACCTCTCTTCCTTCACGGTGCGGTGGAGACGATCACCGGCTACACCGGGGACGAGTTCCTCGCCGGGACCGTCTGCTGGGATGCGATCGTGCATCCCGACGACCGTTCCCGCCTCCAGGAGAGCGCTGATAGGCTACAGACGGTGGCGGGGTTCTCCACCGAGCGGGTATACCGGATCCTGCACAGGGACGGCACCCTCCGGTGGGTCAGGGAGTTCGTCCAGAACGTCTGCAGCGACGACGGCACACCCGTCCTGATCCAGGGGACCGTCCACGACGTCACCGAACAGCGGTCCGCGGGCGAACGGCTGGTCTCTTCGAACCGGCAGCTCCTGGTCCTCAACCAGATCATGGGGGTATCCGCATCCTCCCTCTCGCTCGACGAACTGCTCGAGGCGTCGCTCGCAAAGACCCTTGACCTGCTCGACTTCGACGTGGGGCTGACTTACCTCCTCAACCCGGAACGGACGGCGGCGCAGACGCGCTACAACCACGAGGTTCCGGAGGAGTTCCTCGCGCGCAATCGGACGATCAAAGTCCACCACTGGCCCTGGAACTTCGTCCTCGTCGCCGGACAGCCGCGGTATCTCGACCTGCAGAGCGAACCGGGCACGGCCGGGGAGGAGATCCTCTCGTCGCTCGGAGTCGCGTCCCTCGCCTGCATCCCGATCCTCGCGGAGTCGGTCGTGGTCGGGGCACTCTTCCTCGGGAGCCGCGGGAGGGACGAGATCGGGGACGACGAGCGGCACCTTCTCGAAGCGATCGGGCGGGAGATCGGCTCAGGCGTCCTCCGGAGCATGCTCCACAAACGGCTGGAGGCGGCCCACCGCGAGACGAACCTCTACCTCGACATCATGACCCACGACATCAAGAACGCCGAGAACGTCGCGAGCCTCTACTGCGACCTCCTGCTCGATACGCTGGAGGGAGAGGGCGCGGAGTACGCGAAGAAACTCAGGGGATGCGTCAGGAAGAGCGCCGGCATCCTCCAGAACGTCTCGACGATCCGCCGGATCCACCAGACCTCCCCCGAGCTCGCACCGGTCCATCTCAGCGGCGTGATCCGTGCGGAGCTTGAGCGGATCCCGGAGGCTGCCGTCTCGTTCGAGGGCACCGCAGCCGAGGTCCGGGCGGACGACCTGCTGGTCGAGGTCTTCGCGAACCTGATCGGCAACGCCGTCACGCACGGCGGGCCGGACGTCCGGGTCGCGGTCAGGGTGGAGGACTACCCCGAAGAGGAGCATACCGTGGTGGTGAGCGTGGAGGATACCGGCCCCGGCATCCCGGATGGGATGAAAGAGGCGATCTTCGACCGGAGCCGGGGGTGCGGGGAAGGGCTCGGCCTCTATATCGTCGGGATGCTCGTTTCCCGCTACGGCGGCCGGATCTGGGTCGAGGACCGCGTGCCGGGCTTCCCGGAGGAAGGCGCGTCGTTCCGTTTCCTGCTGCGCGAAGTGGTCCACCAGGGAACCGACGACGAAGAGATGGAGTGA
- a CDS encoding heterodisulfide reductase-related iron-sulfur binding cluster codes for MLGRALPWPDRKIVLDAITEGAIRRLLDERDPRLRNFLLCNACGSCTPYCPARINDPGANGDSGYLARGVTAALQAGRRPEINLADCVQCYSCETICPRSVSIGGIINAVYETEHVQPVFRRMLLDRGGLPPYAFLPVYASRRRLGNFVAKAVRHPYRVDERAVAEVGSLLLRPVDASAFSLNGHAAPKRPLTPPDQVFHLRSCCAFNYPGADLSQRRILSALGVRCVTSSSQTCCGGAPHYMGGAGFADRLLLTARNLSVIRDACGEDDIAVTGICPTCSDSYVAALELLAGSANRAVVNEALGRIGREVSEPGGFSVANILDLYPLYLGELQRLVETRLSGLRVGVHVSCHYRKMNGSLAVPRKLHDLTTITGAQVVRSRMEHYCCGGVKNLFDRHLNGDADEVPRLNRLVCRDFVDNRLDVMVVDCPGCELVYDHMGIPVLHITELLALAMGADPHSTVYIQGHLTSLSPALARIGVL; via the coding sequence ATGCTCGGTAGAGCTCTCCCGTGGCCGGACAGGAAGATCGTCCTGGACGCCATCACGGAGGGGGCCATCCGCCGCCTGCTCGACGAGAGGGACCCCCGGCTCCGGAACTTCCTGCTCTGCAACGCCTGCGGCTCCTGCACGCCCTACTGCCCTGCGCGGATAAACGATCCCGGAGCGAACGGGGACTCCGGCTACCTCGCACGGGGGGTGACCGCAGCCCTCCAGGCAGGACGGCGCCCGGAGATCAACCTTGCCGACTGCGTCCAGTGCTACTCCTGCGAGACGATCTGCCCGCGGTCCGTCAGCATCGGCGGGATCATCAACGCCGTCTACGAGACGGAGCATGTCCAGCCGGTCTTCCGCCGGATGCTCCTTGACCGGGGAGGGCTCCCGCCTTACGCCTTTCTTCCTGTCTACGCGAGCAGGAGGAGACTCGGGAACTTCGTCGCGAAGGCCGTCCGGCACCCCTACCGGGTCGACGAGCGGGCCGTCGCCGAGGTCGGGAGCCTCCTCCTCCGTCCGGTCGACGCGTCGGCCTTCTCCCTGAACGGACACGCGGCGCCGAAACGCCCGCTCACTCCCCCGGACCAGGTCTTCCACCTCCGGTCCTGCTGCGCCTTCAACTACCCCGGCGCCGATCTCTCGCAACGCAGGATCCTTTCTGCGCTCGGCGTCCGGTGCGTGACCTCGAGTTCGCAGACCTGCTGCGGAGGCGCTCCGCATTACATGGGCGGCGCCGGGTTTGCCGACCGGCTCCTCCTCACCGCCCGGAACCTCAGCGTCATCCGCGACGCGTGCGGAGAGGACGATATCGCCGTCACCGGGATCTGCCCGACCTGCAGCGACTCGTATGTCGCTGCGCTGGAACTCCTCGCCGGGAGCGCCAACCGGGCGGTGGTGAACGAGGCACTGGGCAGGATCGGGCGGGAGGTGAGCGAACCGGGGGGGTTCTCCGTGGCGAACATCCTCGACCTCTACCCGCTCTACCTCGGCGAGCTCCAGAGGCTCGTCGAGACGCGGCTCTCGGGGCTCCGGGTCGGGGTTCACGTCAGTTGCCACTACCGGAAGATGAACGGCAGCCTTGCCGTCCCGCGGAAATTGCACGACCTCACGACGATCACCGGGGCGCAGGTCGTCAGGAGCAGGATGGAGCACTACTGCTGCGGCGGTGTCAAGAACCTCTTTGACCGGCACCTGAACGGCGATGCCGACGAGGTTCCCCGGCTGAACCGGCTTGTTTGCCGGGATTTCGTGGACAACCGTCTCGACGTGATGGTCGTCGACTGCCCGGGGTGCGAACTCGTATACGACCACATGGGCATCCCGGTGCTTCACATCACCGAACTCCTCGCGCTCGCTATGGGCGCCGATCCCCACTCGACGGTCTATATCCAGGGTCACCTGACATCGCTCTCTCCGGCGCTTGCGCGGATCGGGGTCCTCTAG
- a CDS encoding superoxide dismutase has translation MAEQKMTTTQKKYQLPPLPYAPDALEPQISREQLSLHHDKHHQAYVTGANANLEKLEKARQEGSEVDMKALLKELSFNIGGHILHTLFWPNLAPAGKGGGGKPGGALADLIEREWGSFDRFKAEFTKAAASAEGSGWAALAYCTLTDRPMIMQIEKHNNHVYPTFKILMVLDVWEHAYYVDYRNNRAGFIDGFWEIVNWETVNKRLENL, from the coding sequence ATGGCTGAACAGAAGATGACAACCACACAAAAGAAGTATCAACTGCCGCCCCTCCCCTACGCACCCGACGCCCTTGAGCCGCAGATCTCAAGGGAGCAACTCTCCCTCCACCACGACAAGCACCACCAGGCCTACGTCACCGGCGCGAACGCGAATCTCGAGAAACTCGAGAAAGCGCGCCAGGAAGGCAGCGAGGTGGACATGAAAGCGCTCTTAAAGGAACTCTCGTTCAACATCGGCGGCCACATCCTGCACACCCTCTTCTGGCCGAACCTGGCCCCGGCCGGGAAAGGCGGCGGCGGGAAGCCGGGCGGCGCCCTTGCCGACCTGATCGAGAGAGAGTGGGGCTCCTTTGACCGGTTCAAGGCCGAGTTCACGAAAGCGGCCGCGAGCGCCGAAGGGTCCGGCTGGGCGGCGCTGGCATACTGCACCCTGACCGACCGCCCCATGATCATGCAGATCGAGAAGCACAACAACCACGTCTACCCGACGTTTAAGATCCTGATGGTGCTCGACGTCTGGGAGCACGCCTACTACGTCGATTACCGGAACAACCGGGCGGGGTTCATCGACGGGTTCTGGGAGATCGTGAACTGGGAGACCGTGAACAAGCGGCTTGAGAACCTCTAA